Proteins from a single region of Sporosarcina sp. P33:
- a CDS encoding RNA-binding S4 domain-containing protein produces the protein MRLDKFLKVSRLIKRRTLAKQVADQGRITINDKVAKASSVVKPGDELSIRFGQKIVTAKVNELKASTKKEDAAGMYTITGEERLEKVEPEFMDDEE, from the coding sequence ATGAGACTTGACAAATTTTTGAAAGTATCCCGGCTGATCAAACGCCGAACATTGGCAAAGCAAGTAGCTGATCAGGGGAGAATCACCATCAACGATAAAGTAGCCAAAGCATCTTCGGTTGTGAAGCCGGGAGACGAGCTGTCCATCCGCTTCGGCCAAAAGATTGTGACGGCGAAAGTTAATGAATTAAAGGCCTCCACCAAAAAAGAGGACGCAGCTGGCATGTACACGATCACAGGTGAAGAGCGTCTGGAGAAAGTTGAACCTGAATTTATGGATGACGAAGAGTAA